One Chroococcidiopsis sp. SAG 2025 genomic window, CTAGTAAGTCTTCGTGGTTGCCCTGCTCGACAATTTCACCTCGATCCATTACGTAAATGCAATGACTGTGGCGAATCGTGGATAAGCGATGAGCAATGGCTATGGTCGTGCGATTTTGGGTAATCTTGGTCAGGGATTTTTGAATTGCGGCTTCAGTTTCGTTGTCTACCGCAGAGGTGGCTTCATCCAGAATTAGAATGGGTGGGTCTTTAAGGATTGCACGAGCGATTGCAATTCTCTGACGCTGACCGCCAGAAAGTTTCTGTCCCCGTTCTCCCACAATCGTATCGTACCCTTGCGGTAATTGCACAATAAACTCATGGGCTTCTGCTAATTTTGCTGCTTGGACGATTCGATCGCGACTAGCATCGAAACTGCCATAACGAATGTTTTCAGCAACCGTACCATGAAACAAAAACACATCTTGACTTACCCAGCCGATACAACGTCGCAGATCGAATAAGTTGAGTTCTCGAATGTCTATGCCATCGATCGAAATGCATCCGCTTTGCATTTCATAAAAGCGCAACAAGAGTTTAACGAGTGTACTTTTACCTGAACCTGTTGCACCGACAACGCCGATTGTAGCTCCCGCTGAGACGTGCAAGGACAGATTTTTGAGAACGCTGTTGTGACTGTTATAAGCAAACGTAATGACATCAAACTGCACTTCTCCACGAATTGTACTGAGCGGCAGTGGATGATTGCCTGCGGGAATGGCGCTCGGTGTATCGAGTAACCCCATCACGCGACGGACAGATGCCATCGCCCGTTGATACTCGTCCATCAGTTCGCTCAGGTCGGTGAAGGGCCACAACAATCGCTGAATGACGAACACCAGAAAGCCATAGGTGCCTGCGGATAAACGATCGCTGGCAACGGCAATACCACCCAGAAATAGCGTCGCCGTGAACCCAACCAAAATCACGATGCGAATCAAGGGCACAAAGGCGGCAGAAAGGGCGATCGCCCTACCATTACTACGACGATAGGCTTCACTTTCATCAGTGACGCGATCGCGTTCGTAGGCTTCAGCCGTGAAGCTTTTGATGGTGGCAATACCAAATAGATTGTTGGCTAACCGGCTGCTAATCAATCCGCTTTTCTCTCGCACATCAGCATAGCGCGGCTCCAGCTTAGTCTGGAATACCATCGACCCCCACAGGACAAATGGAATCGGTAACATTGCCAGCCAGGATACACCCGGAGCTAGAGCAATGAATGTACTGCCCACGAAGAGAACGGTGGTGAGAAAGTGAAGAAGATCGTGAGCACCAAAGTTGAGAAACCGTTCCAGTTGATTGATGTCATCATTCAACACTGATAGCAGCATCCCCGTACTGCGTTCCTCAAAGTAGCTCAACTCTAATTCTTGGAGATGACTGTAGGTATCGACTCGCAGTTCATGCTGAAGCGTTTGAGCTAGATTACGCCATAGCCGACTGTAGAGGTATTCCGTCAGCGATTCTAAGC contains:
- a CDS encoding ABC transporter ATP-binding protein, with amino-acid sequence MSRLPLLRLLTYAKPHRTQVWNAIANSILNTIFDLAPPYLIGIAIDVVVNEENSLIARFGITSITGQLAILSFLTLLIWSLESLTEYLYSRLWRNLAQTLQHELRVDTYSHLQELELSYFEERSTGMLLSVLNDDINQLERFLNFGAHDLLHFLTTVLFVGSTFIALAPGVSWLAMLPIPFVLWGSMVFQTKLEPRYADVREKSGLISSRLANNLFGIATIKSFTAEAYERDRVTDESEAYRRSNGRAIALSAAFVPLIRIVILVGFTATLFLGGIAVASDRLSAGTYGFLVFVIQRLLWPFTDLSELMDEYQRAMASVRRVMGLLDTPSAIPAGNHPLPLSTIRGEVQFDVITFAYNSHNSVLKNLSLHVSAGATIGVVGATGSGKSTLVKLLLRFYEMQSGCISIDGIDIRELNLFDLRRCIGWVSQDVFLFHGTVAENIRYGSFDASRDRIVQAAKLAEAHEFIVQLPQGYDTIVGERGQKLSGGQRQRIAIARAILKDPPILILDEATSAVDNETEAAIQKSLTKITQNRTTIAIAHRLSTIRHSHCIYVMDRGEIVEQGNHEDLLALDGIYTSLWRVQSGSER